Proteins from one Catenulispora sp. MAP5-51 genomic window:
- a CDS encoding PIG-L family deacetylase: MINRPLTLMAVHAHPDDEATGTGGVLARYAAEGIRTVLVTCTDGGCGDGPGGVKPGEPGHDPAAVAALRRQELDASCDVLNITHLETLGYADSGMMGWATNDAPESFWRTPVEQSAARLAELMRRYEPDVVVTYDENGFYGHPDHIQANRITVAALAQTELTPKVYWTTMPRSGMQKFMETMREFDPEWTEPDPAEVAEMPEIGLPDEEITTWVDVSEFGGQKYDALAAHASQGENIFFLKMGQERFTDLMGVETFVRVQDRTAAALPENDLFAGLR; the protein is encoded by the coding sequence ATGATTAACCGGCCCTTGACGTTGATGGCGGTCCACGCCCACCCCGACGACGAGGCGACAGGCACCGGAGGGGTTCTGGCGCGGTACGCGGCCGAGGGCATCCGCACGGTCTTGGTCACCTGTACCGACGGCGGCTGCGGAGACGGACCGGGCGGCGTGAAGCCGGGCGAGCCCGGCCACGACCCGGCCGCGGTGGCCGCCCTCCGACGTCAGGAACTCGACGCCAGCTGCGACGTCCTGAACATCACCCATCTGGAGACGCTGGGCTACGCGGACTCCGGAATGATGGGCTGGGCGACCAACGACGCGCCCGAATCCTTCTGGCGGACACCCGTCGAGCAGAGCGCCGCGCGCCTGGCCGAGCTCATGCGGCGCTACGAACCCGACGTGGTCGTGACCTACGACGAGAACGGCTTCTACGGCCACCCCGACCACATCCAGGCGAACCGCATCACGGTGGCGGCGCTGGCGCAGACCGAACTGACGCCGAAGGTGTACTGGACGACGATGCCCCGCTCCGGAATGCAGAAGTTCATGGAGACGATGCGCGAGTTCGACCCGGAGTGGACCGAGCCGGACCCGGCGGAGGTCGCGGAGATGCCCGAGATCGGCCTCCCCGACGAGGAGATCACCACCTGGGTGGACGTCTCCGAGTTCGGAGGCCAGAAGTACGACGCGCTGGCAGCACACGCCAGCCAGGGCGAGAACATCTTCTTCCTGAAGATGGGCCAGGAGCGCTTCACCGACCTGATGGGCGTGGAGACCTTCGTCCGGGTCCAGGACCGCACCGCCGCGGCCCTGCCCGAGAACGACTTGTTCGCCGGACTGCGCTGA
- a CDS encoding NAD(P)-dependent alcohol dehydrogenase, with product MTSESPTMQAVIQDGYGAPERVLRLGQALRPSIDADSVLVRVRATSVNTPDWATVAGEPYVLRLQAGLRRPRLPVRGTDVAGVVEAVGPHVTDLQPGDEVLGSLWGSTVGSRAGAFAHYAAVPAAQLVKKPAGLGFDQAAASVMSGLTALAAMRDAGQVHADTRVLVNGASGGVGTMAVQIAKSLGAEVTGVCGTRNVELVRSLGADHVIDYTEQDFTRSPQRFDVILDNVMNHPPKAVARLLAPHGVLIPNSLGNSGRLLAGLPRMARAALMGKGATTVKFVTLAVDRENLNALVRLLETGDLRVVIDQTYPFGQTAAAVAHMLGHHASGQVAITV from the coding sequence ATGACCAGCGAATCGCCGACGATGCAGGCCGTCATCCAGGACGGCTACGGAGCGCCGGAGCGTGTGCTCCGGCTCGGTCAGGCCCTCAGGCCCTCGATCGACGCCGACAGCGTCCTGGTCCGTGTCCGGGCCACGAGCGTCAACACCCCGGACTGGGCCACCGTCGCGGGGGAGCCCTATGTCCTCCGCCTCCAGGCCGGATTGCGGCGACCGAGGCTTCCCGTCCGCGGCACCGACGTCGCCGGCGTCGTGGAGGCGGTAGGACCGCACGTCACCGACCTCCAGCCCGGTGACGAGGTGCTCGGCTCCCTCTGGGGCAGCACCGTCGGCTCGCGGGCCGGAGCTTTCGCGCACTACGCCGCCGTGCCGGCTGCCCAACTGGTGAAGAAGCCGGCCGGACTGGGCTTCGACCAGGCCGCCGCATCGGTCATGAGCGGGTTGACCGCCTTGGCCGCGATGCGCGACGCGGGCCAGGTGCACGCGGACACGCGGGTACTCGTCAACGGAGCTTCGGGCGGCGTCGGGACGATGGCGGTCCAGATCGCCAAGTCGCTCGGTGCCGAGGTGACGGGTGTGTGCGGTACCCGCAACGTCGAACTGGTCCGGTCACTCGGCGCGGACCACGTCATCGACTACACCGAGCAGGACTTCACCCGAAGCCCCCAGCGGTTCGACGTCATCCTGGACAACGTGATGAACCACCCGCCGAAGGCCGTCGCACGCCTGCTGGCGCCCCATGGCGTCCTGATCCCGAACAGCCTCGGGAACTCGGGAAGGCTGCTGGCCGGCCTGCCGAGGATGGCCCGGGCGGCGCTGATGGGCAAGGGCGCCACCACCGTCAAGTTCGTCACGCTCGCCGTGGACCGCGAGAACCTGAACGCGCTGGTCCGCCTTCTGGAAACCGGCGACCTCAGGGTGGTCATCGACCAGACCTATCCGTTCGGCCAGACCGCCGCCGCCGTCGCGCACATGCTGGGTCATCACGCCAGCGGCCAAGTCGCCATCACCGTATAG
- a CDS encoding TetR/AcrR family transcriptional regulator has translation MAAGIALADRDGIESISMRKLAQELGVEAMSIYTHVRNKDDLLDGMVDAVIGQIPTTADGAGGADGADGADSAADADWATTLRQMALAARAVILTHPWAPPVIESRTAPGPATLRHIDAVLSVLRKGGFTVAQTHHALHILGSRLLGFTQDLFDDSAGSSGALDPETAAGIVSELGATLPYIAEMALAVTHQGALGGCDDDAEFQFALDFILDGLAGLQNR, from the coding sequence GTGGCAGCCGGTATCGCGCTCGCGGACCGGGACGGCATCGAGTCGATCAGCATGCGCAAACTCGCGCAGGAACTGGGCGTCGAAGCGATGTCCATCTACACCCACGTCCGGAACAAGGACGACCTGCTCGACGGGATGGTCGACGCGGTGATCGGCCAGATTCCGACGACTGCCGACGGTGCCGGCGGTGCGGACGGCGCGGACGGCGCGGACAGTGCCGCCGATGCCGACTGGGCGACGACGCTGCGTCAGATGGCACTCGCCGCACGGGCGGTCATCCTCACCCACCCCTGGGCGCCGCCGGTCATCGAGTCCCGGACCGCGCCGGGACCGGCCACGCTTCGCCACATCGATGCGGTGCTAAGCGTCCTGCGAAAGGGTGGCTTCACGGTCGCCCAGACGCATCACGCCCTGCACATCCTCGGCAGCCGCCTGCTCGGGTTCACCCAGGATCTCTTCGACGACTCGGCGGGCAGCTCCGGGGCCCTCGATCCCGAGACAGCCGCAGGCATCGTCAGCGAGCTCGGCGCCACCCTCCCCTACATCGCGGAGATGGCCCTCGCGGTCACCCACCAAGGTGCTCTCGGCGGGTGTGACGACGACGCCGAGTTCCAGTTCGCGCTCGACTTCATCCTCGACGGTCTCGCCGGGCTCCAGAACCGCTGA
- a CDS encoding response regulator, whose protein sequence is MTDRPIRVLVCDDQELVRTGYATIFSAQPDMEVVGESANGLEAVETATRIRPDVVVMDIRMPLLDGIQATRRLAGPDAADPPKILVVTTFNVDAYVYDAFRAGASGFLLKDAPPAEMVNGVRTVARGEALLAPAVTRTLIGHFAERLRPGDPSRTAREDVVRTLTPRELEVLELLAEGLSNAEIAASLFITPETVKTYVSRILTKLDLRDRVQAVVLAYRIGLAGGTS, encoded by the coding sequence GTGACCGACCGCCCCATCCGCGTGCTCGTCTGCGACGACCAGGAACTGGTGCGCACCGGCTACGCCACGATCTTCTCGGCCCAACCCGACATGGAAGTCGTCGGCGAATCCGCCAACGGCCTCGAGGCGGTCGAGACGGCGACCCGCATCCGCCCCGACGTGGTGGTGATGGACATCCGCATGCCCCTGCTGGACGGCATCCAAGCCACCCGCCGCCTGGCCGGCCCCGACGCCGCCGACCCGCCGAAGATCCTCGTCGTCACCACCTTCAACGTCGACGCCTACGTCTACGACGCCTTCCGCGCCGGAGCCAGCGGCTTCCTGCTGAAGGACGCACCCCCGGCCGAGATGGTCAACGGCGTCCGCACCGTCGCCCGCGGCGAAGCCCTGCTGGCGCCGGCGGTGACGCGCACACTCATCGGCCACTTCGCAGAACGGCTCCGCCCGGGCGACCCTTCCCGCACGGCGCGCGAAGACGTCGTGCGCACACTGACGCCCCGCGAACTGGAAGTGCTCGAACTCCTCGCCGAAGGGCTCTCGAACGCCGAGATCGCGGCGTCCCTGTTCATCACGCCCGAGACCGTCAAGACCTACGTGTCACGCATCCTGACCAAGCTCGACTTGCGCGACCGGGTCCAGGCAGTCGTCCTCGCCTACCGGATCGGACTCGCCGGCGGCACGTCGTAG
- a CDS encoding sensor histidine kinase — translation MLGQRDASVEDGVLAAGLAVLAFAPALSKAGAQIGDLPGRPADVLSVALALAQALPLAVRRRFPAAVLAVTGSAFAADQALGYPTTFASLGLYLALYSAGAHQDRLRRTLAAAATVGYAVLALVLYYLGAPHGFGDYAVFYLVTTVAWLAGSVMRRLREQEIERRRLAAEAAGAAERARIARELHDVVTHHVTAMVVQADAAQFLLSSHPERVQAGLTAVSDTGRRALTELRYLLGVLEATGDTARRDGAPDRAPDRAPDRAPDRALDRAPGRAPAQGAIADLVEQARATGQPVEFSEIGEHRPRPAAVELAAYRVVQEALTNAMKYAAAARTNVLVQQHPRHMEVEVTTEGSATGGTSSSGFPFRAPDLPSGGRGLAGLRERVRVLHGELEAGPRPDGGFAVRARIPFEPDQE, via the coding sequence TTGCTGGGACAGCGGGACGCCTCGGTCGAGGACGGCGTGCTGGCGGCGGGGCTCGCGGTGCTGGCCTTCGCTCCGGCGCTGTCGAAGGCCGGTGCGCAGATCGGTGACCTGCCCGGCCGGCCGGCCGACGTGCTGAGCGTCGCGCTGGCCCTGGCGCAGGCGCTGCCGCTGGCCGTGCGGCGAAGGTTCCCGGCGGCCGTGCTGGCGGTCACCGGCTCCGCGTTCGCCGCGGATCAGGCCCTGGGCTACCCGACGACGTTCGCCAGCCTCGGGCTGTATCTGGCCCTTTATTCTGCCGGGGCCCACCAGGATCGCTTGCGCCGCACGCTTGCCGCCGCGGCGACCGTCGGCTACGCGGTGCTGGCATTGGTGCTGTACTACCTGGGCGCACCCCATGGGTTCGGCGACTACGCCGTCTTCTATCTGGTCACCACTGTGGCCTGGCTGGCCGGCAGCGTCATGCGCAGACTGCGGGAGCAGGAGATCGAGCGGCGACGGCTGGCCGCCGAGGCCGCCGGCGCTGCCGAACGAGCCAGGATCGCCCGGGAGCTGCACGACGTGGTCACCCACCATGTGACCGCCATGGTGGTGCAGGCCGATGCGGCGCAGTTCCTGCTGAGCTCCCATCCGGAGCGGGTCCAGGCTGGGCTGACAGCGGTGTCCGACACCGGGCGCCGGGCGCTGACCGAGCTGCGCTACCTGCTCGGCGTGCTGGAGGCGACCGGCGACACGGCGCGCCGGGACGGGGCTCCGGATCGAGCTCCGGACCGGGCTCCCGATCGGGCTCCGGACCGGGCCCTAGACCGGGCCCCAGGCCGCGCTCCGGCCCAGGGCGCGATCGCAGACCTGGTCGAGCAGGCCAGGGCCACAGGCCAGCCGGTCGAATTCAGCGAGATCGGCGAACACCGGCCGCGTCCGGCCGCGGTCGAACTGGCCGCCTACCGCGTGGTGCAGGAGGCGCTGACCAACGCGATGAAGTACGCGGCCGCGGCACGCACGAACGTCTTGGTACAGCAGCACCCGCGGCACATGGAAGTCGAGGTCACGACCGAGGGAAGCGCGACAGGAGGAACCTCGTCCTCCGGATTCCCTTTCCGCGCTCCGGATCTGCCGTCCGGCGGCCGAGGACTGGCGGGCCTGCGCGAACGTGTCAGGGTGCTTCATGGTGAACTGGAAGCCGGTCCCCGCCCGGACGGCGGATTCGCCGTCCGAGCACGGATCCCGTTCGAACCCGATCAGGAGTGA
- a CDS encoding lysostaphin resistance A-like protein: MSTTDVRRDADFDHGPMRSGPDRGRWGRWGRIVHGPLGWALAGLVGVGLVAGVTATGPGPVPVLGRGVAVGVYWVVMRRLARRATPEIAWRGAGRQALLGGAMGLGFVAVSTLLIVAFGGYSFSWAHHAVVGTVASVLAVQAGAALTEELMFRGVALQAIEQRWGSRVAVAATALFFGAVHMANPGATLWSGLAIAVEAGVMLGAAFLWQRSMWLVAALHFVWNSAEQLLGVPVSGHTPDARLFSVRTSGSHLLTGGAFGLEASVFPVVIGLLLAIPMFAAARRRGNVVPARRADRRNR; this comes from the coding sequence ATGAGCACGACAGATGTTCGCCGTGACGCAGACTTCGATCATGGGCCGATGCGATCCGGTCCGGATCGGGGTCGCTGGGGTCGCTGGGGTCGGATTGTGCATGGCCCGCTGGGCTGGGCGTTGGCCGGGCTGGTGGGCGTGGGCCTGGTCGCCGGTGTGACCGCGACCGGGCCGGGTCCGGTGCCGGTGCTGGGAAGGGGCGTCGCAGTGGGCGTCTATTGGGTGGTGATGCGTCGCCTGGCGCGGCGGGCCACCCCGGAGATCGCGTGGCGCGGTGCCGGGCGGCAGGCGTTGTTGGGCGGCGCGATGGGGCTGGGGTTCGTCGCGGTCTCGACGCTGCTGATCGTGGCCTTCGGCGGGTACTCGTTCTCCTGGGCGCACCACGCGGTTGTCGGAACGGTGGCCTCGGTGCTGGCGGTTCAGGCGGGGGCGGCGCTGACCGAGGAGCTGATGTTCCGCGGAGTGGCGTTGCAGGCCATTGAGCAGCGGTGGGGGAGTCGGGTCGCGGTCGCGGCCACCGCGTTGTTCTTCGGTGCGGTGCACATGGCCAACCCCGGGGCGACGCTGTGGAGTGGATTGGCCATAGCCGTCGAGGCCGGGGTGATGTTGGGGGCGGCGTTCCTGTGGCAGCGCAGCATGTGGCTGGTCGCCGCGTTGCACTTCGTCTGGAACAGTGCCGAGCAGCTGCTGGGCGTCCCGGTCTCCGGGCACACCCCCGACGCCCGGCTGTTCAGCGTGCGGACCAGCGGCTCGCATCTGCTGACCGGCGGCGCGTTCGGGCTGGAGGCGTCGGTCTTTCCGGTGGTGATCGGCCTGCTGCTGGCGATACCGATGTTCGCCGCCGCCCGCCGGCGTGGCAATGTGGTGCCCGCTCGACGCGCCGACCGGAGGAACCGCTAG
- a CDS encoding PQQ-binding-like beta-propeller repeat protein has protein sequence MSTPPDEPVQRPNPFAPQPQDESPYDSSPPPAPPVMHSPYRPDEALPGQGQGHRERQPPRFPSLFGTDHHGSGHGSHGGHGAQPEQPQAPMTPPPPFEQRSSQGVSANWGMGTGNESYPVPPQFSYNPERQPVYQPPAPAPSRAPRRAIIGVAAIVLVSAGTVGAVLLHGSSAKSTTGGSTVNIPGQDSHTTAGATVQAKWSAPASGDAATVVGSWLVNKKTVVRGDAGALKAYDAETGKQVWTLPVPGQGAAICQMSQVTVQGIGMVQYGAVGNCNTVAAINTANGKTVWTQTLGATPGSAPGTMPMMAMGADMVAGQIGTTVTAWNAADGKQLWTSDLAKAANPPCKPDQLAAKSTFVALIEDCGAGPVAVRKDAHTGADLWRTPLPPEGLNGAQITLVEAALPTIVHVESPTLDNYYTFDAQGKAKATIPGSGDFGKLNLNVGPQTDQQQLPHVQDTTFIAPTADKDATTALAAFDLSSGKKLWQSPPAPTGPVIIAAQDPQKVTVFEAGAPGSSPRLTAFAMSDGGNLAAGINGTIATDWSGPAAAAYVTGDRLIVLPAAPEKGADVVAFALSNTG, from the coding sequence ATGAGCACACCGCCTGACGAGCCGGTGCAGCGGCCGAACCCGTTCGCGCCGCAGCCGCAGGACGAAAGCCCCTACGACTCCTCTCCGCCGCCGGCTCCCCCGGTGATGCATTCGCCCTACCGTCCGGACGAGGCTCTTCCCGGACAGGGACAGGGGCACCGTGAGCGGCAGCCGCCGCGGTTCCCGTCGCTGTTCGGCACGGACCATCACGGCAGCGGTCATGGCAGTCATGGCGGGCACGGCGCGCAGCCTGAGCAACCGCAGGCCCCGATGACGCCCCCGCCGCCGTTCGAGCAGCGTTCGTCCCAGGGCGTCTCGGCGAACTGGGGTATGGGCACTGGCAACGAGTCGTACCCGGTGCCGCCCCAGTTCTCGTACAACCCCGAACGGCAGCCGGTCTACCAGCCGCCGGCTCCCGCACCGAGCCGCGCTCCGCGCAGGGCGATCATCGGCGTGGCGGCCATCGTGCTCGTGAGCGCGGGCACCGTGGGCGCGGTGCTGCTGCACGGCAGCTCGGCGAAGTCGACGACCGGCGGTTCGACCGTCAACATCCCGGGCCAGGACTCGCACACGACCGCGGGCGCGACCGTCCAGGCGAAGTGGTCCGCGCCCGCGTCCGGCGACGCCGCGACGGTGGTCGGCAGCTGGCTGGTGAACAAGAAGACGGTCGTGCGCGGCGACGCCGGCGCGCTGAAGGCCTACGACGCCGAGACCGGCAAGCAGGTGTGGACGCTCCCGGTTCCCGGCCAGGGGGCGGCGATCTGCCAGATGAGCCAGGTGACGGTCCAGGGCATCGGCATGGTGCAGTACGGCGCCGTCGGCAACTGCAACACCGTCGCGGCGATCAACACCGCCAACGGCAAGACGGTGTGGACGCAGACCCTCGGTGCCACGCCGGGCTCGGCGCCCGGCACGATGCCGATGATGGCGATGGGCGCAGACATGGTGGCCGGCCAGATCGGCACGACGGTGACGGCCTGGAACGCGGCCGACGGCAAGCAGCTGTGGACCTCCGACCTCGCCAAGGCAGCCAACCCGCCGTGCAAGCCGGACCAGCTGGCGGCCAAGAGCACCTTCGTCGCCCTGATCGAGGACTGCGGAGCCGGCCCCGTGGCGGTACGCAAGGACGCGCACACCGGCGCCGACCTGTGGCGCACCCCGCTGCCCCCGGAGGGCCTGAACGGCGCGCAGATCACCCTGGTCGAGGCGGCGCTCCCGACGATCGTGCACGTCGAGTCGCCCACCCTGGACAACTACTACACCTTCGACGCCCAGGGCAAGGCGAAGGCGACGATCCCCGGCTCCGGCGACTTCGGCAAGCTGAACCTGAACGTCGGCCCCCAAACCGACCAGCAGCAGCTGCCGCACGTCCAGGACACCACCTTCATCGCCCCCACCGCCGACAAGGACGCGACCACCGCCCTGGCCGCCTTCGACCTGTCCTCCGGCAAGAAACTGTGGCAGTCCCCGCCCGCCCCCACCGGCCCGGTCATCATCGCCGCCCAGGACCCCCAGAAGGTCACAGTCTTCGAAGCCGGCGCCCCCGGCTCATCCCCCCGCCTGACCGCGTTCGCGATGAGCGACGGCGGCAACCTCGCCGCCGGCATCAACGGTACGATCGCCACCGACTGGAGCGGCCCCGCGGCAGCGGCGTACGTGACCGGCGACCGACTGATCGTGCTACCCGCGGCGCCGGAGAAGGGCGCGGACGTCGTCGCCTTCGCCTTGAGCAACACCGGGTGA
- a CDS encoding glucosyltransferase domain-containing protein gives MTATVDAGSPEAEQGQDTAEPSENLDRDGAELTESAEPTELTESAEPTASPADQESPGKNRANSYIADETMLIPMVRRPTVREEQGQGHKAVPKSDRWTVVALTAVAIAFSIAAYGYYAHLHITMAIKDSYSHLEIGRRVISGTTPGIAQLGGVWLPLPHILQALLAWNWYMYHTGLSGSLVSMAAYVVASQAVYRIIRVYDPERVWPAVAAAMVFMANPNVLYMQSTSMDELPFFACTLVAVLYLLRWATSGRPTSLMASSMAGLAAMLCRYEAWFLGVLYVITVMVIARKNGHNWRDVRGLGLVAAVFGLGVAAGGWLLYNWAIFGNPLNFLVGSESAAKQMAGRTDAEIGHWRVALHGYGTAVIADVGLAVLIAAAAGLVLLLCRERLSARSLPLLCLVMLSPFHLYSIESGQFPFGVPDINNDLDNLRFGLPPILPAALLVGYLLSQLPGKGRRRLPGWISAAVAVTAAFAVAAMGAVATVHHQVAIAAEATNDLGYLSYQAQVADELEYHTHGLILMNAYGNEKALFPVLDRVIYEGSKTTNENLWFRSLDAPAANGIQVIVMRFTGPTADDVFKQLHGSPVLKDYRLLLQNGQYLVYVRR, from the coding sequence TTGACCGCCACCGTCGACGCCGGTTCCCCGGAGGCCGAGCAGGGCCAGGACACGGCGGAGCCGTCGGAGAACCTCGACCGCGACGGGGCCGAGCTGACCGAATCGGCTGAGCCGACCGAGCTGACCGAATCGGCCGAGCCGACCGCGTCGCCCGCGGACCAGGAGTCACCCGGCAAGAATCGGGCTAACAGCTATATAGCCGACGAGACCATGCTGATCCCGATGGTCCGCCGGCCGACGGTCCGCGAGGAACAGGGACAGGGACACAAGGCGGTCCCGAAGTCCGACCGCTGGACCGTGGTCGCCCTCACCGCCGTCGCGATCGCCTTCTCGATCGCGGCGTACGGCTACTACGCCCACCTGCACATCACGATGGCGATCAAGGACTCGTACTCCCACCTGGAGATCGGGCGCCGCGTCATCTCGGGCACGACCCCGGGCATCGCCCAGCTCGGCGGCGTGTGGCTGCCGCTGCCGCACATCCTGCAGGCGTTGCTGGCGTGGAACTGGTACATGTACCACACGGGGCTGTCCGGCTCGCTGGTGTCGATGGCGGCGTATGTGGTGGCCTCGCAAGCCGTGTACCGCATCATCCGGGTCTACGACCCCGAACGCGTGTGGCCCGCTGTCGCGGCGGCCATGGTGTTCATGGCGAACCCGAACGTGCTGTACATGCAGAGCACCTCCATGGACGAGCTGCCGTTCTTCGCCTGCACGCTGGTCGCGGTCCTCTACCTGCTGCGCTGGGCCACCTCCGGCCGTCCCACCAGCCTGATGGCCAGCAGCATGGCGGGCCTGGCGGCGATGCTGTGCCGGTACGAGGCTTGGTTCCTCGGCGTCCTGTATGTCATCACCGTGATGGTGATCGCGCGCAAGAACGGCCACAACTGGCGCGATGTCCGCGGCCTCGGCCTGGTGGCGGCGGTGTTCGGCCTGGGCGTCGCGGCGGGCGGCTGGCTGCTGTACAACTGGGCCATCTTCGGCAACCCGCTGAACTTCCTCGTCGGCTCGGAGTCCGCCGCCAAGCAGATGGCCGGACGGACCGACGCGGAGATCGGCCATTGGCGCGTGGCCCTGCACGGCTACGGCACGGCGGTGATCGCCGACGTCGGTCTCGCGGTCCTGATAGCCGCGGCCGCGGGCCTGGTGCTGCTGTTGTGCCGGGAACGGTTGTCGGCGCGCAGCCTCCCGCTGCTGTGCCTGGTCATGCTGTCGCCCTTCCATCTGTACTCGATCGAGTCCGGCCAGTTCCCGTTCGGCGTGCCGGACATCAACAACGACCTCGACAACCTGCGTTTCGGGTTGCCGCCGATCCTGCCGGCCGCCTTGCTCGTCGGCTATCTGCTCAGCCAGTTGCCCGGCAAGGGGAGGCGCCGCCTGCCGGGCTGGATCTCGGCCGCCGTCGCCGTCACGGCCGCCTTCGCCGTGGCCGCGATGGGCGCCGTGGCCACCGTCCACCACCAGGTGGCCATCGCGGCCGAAGCCACCAACGACCTCGGATACCTGTCCTATCAGGCCCAAGTGGCCGACGAGCTGGAGTATCACACCCACGGCCTGATCCTGATGAACGCCTACGGCAACGAGAAGGCACTGTTCCCGGTGCTGGACCGTGTCATCTACGAAGGCAGCAAGACCACCAACGAGAATCTGTGGTTCCGCAGCCTCGACGCTCCCGCCGCCAACGGGATCCAGGTGATCGTGATGCGGTTCACCGGTCCCACGGCTGATGACGTGTTCAAGCAGCTGCACGGCTCACCGGTGCTGAAGGACTATCGACTGCTGCTGCAGAACGGTCAGTACTTGGTCTACGTCCGAAGGTGA